A window from Methylococcus mesophilus encodes these proteins:
- a CDS encoding ATP-binding protein, which yields MSLRFRLNLMIGLVMLAIIGMGTLFVVHNARRSVAEEVRSSVNLALQLIDAGLEQAVAAGRSPVDWIAQLARLDHTRHLSLSIHQGEKTIIDLPSSAGPAEGEEAPAWFAWAVAPEPLVAEKHLHQIGNPMIQITVDANPADEIAEAWTEARGFLLLMLALAVTVYLVVHTTLGRAFKSVGVILEGLENLENGDYSRRLPEFYLPEFARISRAFNHTVCALERSREENRALTQGSLAIQEEERRYLAQELHDELGQSLSAIKAIAASLRKPERDEKSTADAVGAIQSICDHLFAVLRTLMQRLRPLMLDELGLKASLEDMVENWRSRYPDVALDFRCDDGIDDCIGDSKIHMFRIVQESLTNVVRHSGARHLKIHLNLIETADDRPEAVLLKVSDDGAGFDPSQAPAGLGLLGIRERVESLGGQFSLNTRPGAGVTLRIKIPCGDECS from the coding sequence TTGAGCCTGCGGTTTCGCCTGAACCTCATGATCGGGCTGGTGATGCTGGCCATCATCGGCATGGGCACGCTGTTCGTGGTCCACAACGCGCGCCGTTCGGTGGCGGAGGAAGTCCGCTCCTCGGTCAATCTGGCATTGCAGCTGATCGACGCCGGCCTGGAACAGGCGGTGGCGGCGGGCCGTTCGCCGGTGGATTGGATCGCCCAGCTCGCCCGGCTCGACCATACCCGCCATTTGAGCCTCAGCATCCATCAGGGCGAAAAAACGATAATCGACCTGCCCTCCTCTGCCGGCCCCGCGGAGGGTGAGGAAGCGCCCGCCTGGTTCGCCTGGGCCGTCGCGCCGGAACCCCTGGTGGCGGAGAAACATCTGCATCAGATCGGCAATCCGATGATTCAGATCACCGTCGACGCCAACCCGGCGGACGAGATCGCCGAAGCCTGGACCGAGGCGCGCGGCTTTCTATTGCTGATGCTGGCGCTCGCCGTCACGGTGTACCTGGTCGTCCATACCACCCTGGGGCGGGCATTCAAGTCGGTGGGCGTGATCCTCGAAGGGCTGGAGAATCTGGAAAACGGCGATTACAGCCGGCGCCTGCCGGAGTTCTACCTGCCGGAATTCGCCCGCATCTCGCGGGCCTTCAACCACACGGTCTGCGCGTTGGAGAGAAGCCGCGAGGAAAACCGGGCGCTGACCCAGGGCTCGCTGGCGATCCAGGAAGAGGAGCGGCGCTATCTCGCGCAGGAGTTGCACGACGAACTGGGCCAGTCGCTGAGCGCGATCAAGGCGATCGCCGCGTCGCTCCGCAAGCCGGAGCGGGACGAAAAATCGACGGCGGACGCCGTCGGCGCCATCCAATCGATCTGCGACCATTTGTTCGCCGTGCTGCGCACCCTGATGCAGCGGCTGCGCCCCTTGATGCTGGACGAGCTGGGATTGAAGGCGTCGTTGGAGGACATGGTCGAAAACTGGCGCAGCCGTTATCCCGACGTCGCGCTAGACTTCCGCTGCGACGATGGCATCGACGACTGCATCGGCGACTCCAAGATCCATATGTTCCGGATCGTGCAGGAAAGCCTGACCAACGTGGTCCGGCATTCCGGCGCGCGCCATCTCAAAATCCATTTGAACCTGATCGAAACCGCCGACGACCGCCCCGAAGCCGTCCTGCTCAAGGTCAGCGACGACGGCGCCGGCTTCGATCCTTCCCAGGCCCCGGCCGGCTTAGGCCTGCTCGGCATCCGCGAGCGGGTGGAAAGTCTGGGAGGACAGTTCAGCCTGAATACCCGCCCCGGCGCCGGCGTCACCCTGCGCATCAAAATTCCCTGCGGAGACGAATGTTCATGA
- a CDS encoding response regulator — protein MRPKISVLLVDDHAVVRAGYRLLLSGTPNIEVVGEAERGEEACQLYSDIRPDVIVMDLSLPGIGGLASIRRIRTRDASARILVFSIHDELIYVVRALEAGARGYITKSCAPEILVDAVARIASGESFLEPEIAQRLAMQTLGGAEAATALNTLSAREFDVFLLLAKGYTTREVAEELRLGYKTVANYSTLIKSKLGVNTTAEMARLAYQNGIFKT, from the coding sequence ATGAGACCCAAGATTAGCGTGCTCCTGGTGGACGACCACGCCGTAGTCCGCGCGGGCTACCGCCTGCTGCTGTCCGGCACCCCGAACATCGAAGTCGTCGGCGAGGCCGAGCGGGGGGAGGAAGCCTGCCAGCTCTACTCCGACATCCGGCCGGACGTGATCGTCATGGACCTTTCGCTGCCCGGCATCGGCGGGCTGGCCTCGATCCGCCGCATCCGCACCCGCGACGCCTCCGCCCGGATCCTCGTCTTCAGCATCCACGACGAGCTCATCTACGTGGTGCGCGCGCTGGAAGCCGGCGCCAGGGGCTACATCACCAAGAGCTGCGCGCCGGAAATCCTGGTCGACGCGGTGGCCCGGATCGCCTCCGGCGAATCCTTCCTGGAACCGGAAATCGCCCAGCGCCTGGCGATGCAGACCCTGGGCGGCGCCGAGGCGGCCACCGCTTTGAACACGCTCTCGGCTCGCGAGTTCGACGTCTTCCTGCTGCTGGCCAAGGGCTACACCACCCGCGAGGTCGCGGAAGAACTGCGGCTCGGCTATAAAACCGTCGCCAATTACAGTACCCTCATCAAGAGCAAGCTGGGCGTGAACACCACCGCCGAAATGGCCCGCCTCGCCTACCAGAACGGGATATTCAAAACGTAA
- a CDS encoding HVO_A0114 family putative DNA-binding protein — MTERVLNVKVGEPLEANLSRAARMMEALERRESPAPYFGIGFADVGQFAALFTPRRWDLLAVLRECGPMTVAELARRLKRDYKNVHGDVERLSAWHAVERDERGRVSAPYSEIVVDIRLPQGRVA; from the coding sequence ATGACCGAGCGAGTATTGAACGTGAAGGTGGGTGAGCCTCTCGAGGCGAATCTGTCCCGCGCGGCCCGGATGATGGAGGCGCTGGAGCGCCGCGAGAGTCCTGCACCGTATTTCGGGATCGGTTTTGCCGACGTCGGCCAGTTCGCGGCGTTGTTCACGCCGCGCCGCTGGGATTTGCTCGCCGTTCTGCGGGAATGCGGTCCCATGACCGTTGCCGAATTGGCCCGGCGGCTGAAGCGCGACTATAAGAACGTGCACGGCGACGTGGAGAGGCTTTCCGCGTGGCATGCCGTGGAGCGGGACGAGCGGGGACGGGTAAGCGCCCCCTATTCCGAGATCGTGGTGGACATTCGCCTTCCGCAAGGGCGGGTGGCTTGA
- a CDS encoding zinc-dependent alcohol dehydrogenase family protein encodes MKAWLIGQIGPLDLSRTPLRLADLPVPEPGPGEILLRVSVCGVCHTEIDEIEGRTAPPRLPVVPGHQAVGRIAALGADVAGFALGDRVGAAWIYSACGECDYCRSGRENLCPGFLATGRDADGGYAEYMTVPAAFAFRIPEVFTDLEAAPLLCAGAIGYRSLNLSGLDNGQRLGLTGFGASAHLVLMMARHRFPDSEVYVFARNPEERAFALQLGAVWAGDTVDTAPVPLAAIIDTTPAWKPVVAALANLAPGGRLVINAIRKAPGDRDCLGGLDYARHLWMEREIKSVANVARSDVAGFLTLAAEMGIRPETEEYAFEDANRALLDLKQRRIRGAKVLRVA; translated from the coding sequence ATGAAAGCCTGGTTGATCGGCCAAATAGGGCCGCTGGATTTGTCGCGAACCCCGCTGCGGCTCGCCGACCTTCCGGTGCCGGAGCCGGGCCCCGGCGAAATCCTGCTGAGGGTCTCGGTCTGCGGCGTGTGCCACACCGAAATCGACGAGATCGAAGGCCGCACCGCGCCGCCGCGCCTGCCGGTGGTGCCCGGACATCAGGCCGTAGGCCGTATCGCGGCGCTCGGGGCCGATGTTGCGGGATTCGCCCTGGGCGATCGCGTCGGCGCGGCCTGGATCTATTCGGCTTGCGGCGAATGCGACTACTGCCGGTCGGGACGGGAGAACCTCTGTCCCGGATTCCTCGCCACCGGCCGCGATGCCGACGGCGGTTACGCCGAGTACATGACCGTCCCGGCGGCCTTCGCCTTCCGTATTCCGGAGGTGTTCACCGATCTTGAGGCCGCGCCGCTCCTGTGCGCCGGGGCCATCGGCTACCGCTCGCTCAATCTCAGCGGGCTCGACAACGGCCAGCGGCTGGGGCTTACCGGCTTCGGAGCCTCCGCCCATCTGGTGCTGATGATGGCGCGGCACCGGTTCCCCGATTCGGAAGTCTACGTGTTCGCGCGTAACCCCGAAGAGCGTGCTTTCGCGCTGCAACTGGGCGCAGTCTGGGCCGGCGATACCGTAGACACTGCTCCAGTGCCGCTGGCGGCCATCATCGACACCACGCCGGCTTGGAAACCGGTAGTCGCGGCGCTTGCCAACCTCGCTCCCGGTGGCCGCCTGGTCATCAATGCGATACGCAAGGCGCCCGGAGACCGTGACTGCCTGGGCGGTCTCGACTATGCCCGGCACTTGTGGATGGAGCGGGAAATCAAGTCGGTCGCCAACGTGGCGCGCAGCGACGTAGCCGGCTTTCTGACGCTGGCGGCGGAAATGGGCATCCGTCCCGAGACGGAGGAATACGCGTTCGAGGACGCTAACCGGGCATTGCTCGACCTCAAGCAGCGCCGGATTCGCGGGGCGAAGGTGTTGCGGGTGGCCTGA
- a CDS encoding BrnT family toxin: protein MLIEFDPEKRNKTLAERGVDFADAAEIFAGRHFTLEDAREDYGESRFITVGMLKGRMVVLVWTPRGEARRIISLRKANERETTRYAHRVA, encoded by the coding sequence ATGTTGATCGAATTCGATCCCGAAAAACGCAACAAGACCCTAGCCGAACGCGGCGTGGATTTCGCAGATGCCGCTGAAATATTTGCCGGACGCCACTTTACCCTGGAAGACGCCCGTGAAGATTATGGCGAATCACGCTTCATCACAGTCGGCATGCTGAAAGGCCGAATGGTGGTTCTGGTCTGGACACCTCGCGGCGAGGCTCGCCGCATCATTTCCTTGAGGAAAGCCAATGAACGCGAAACAACCCGTTATGCCCACCGAGTGGCATGA
- a CDS encoding BrnA antitoxin family protein, whose translation MNAKQPVMPTEWHDPDDAPELTDEFFEQADEFVGEKLVRRGRPRAENRKVALTVRYDADIVAAFRATGQGWQSRMNAALRDWLKTHSPA comes from the coding sequence ATGAACGCGAAACAACCCGTTATGCCCACCGAGTGGCATGATCCGGACGACGCCCCGGAACTGACGGACGAATTCTTCGAGCAAGCCGACGAATTCGTCGGCGAAAAACTGGTGCGCCGGGGGCGTCCCAGGGCCGAAAACCGCAAGGTCGCCCTGACGGTACGCTACGACGCCGACATCGTTGCCGCCTTTCGCGCCACCGGGCAGGGCTGGCAATCGCGCATGAACGCCGCCTTGCGCGATTGGCTCAAGACCCATTCCCCAGCATAA
- the pepN gene encoding aminopeptidase N, whose product MREATPKTIYLKDYQPPAYLVDAVDLFFELDPQSTRVTSRLKLRHNPAVEEWQPVLALDGEHLAFESAKLNGRTLSEGEYSVSESGLLIHAVPDRPFELEIVNRINPEANTALEGLYLSNGMFCTQCEPHGFRRITYYIDRPDVMSLFTTTIVADKSRYPVLLSNGNRIASGELKNGRHWVRWEDPFKKPCYLFALVAGQLTCLEDRFVTASGREIALQIYVEPHDRDKCDHAMQSLKHAMRWDEERFGREYDLDLYMIVAVSHFNMGAMENKGLNVFNTKFVLARPDTATDADYEHIEGVIGHEYFHNWTGNRITCRDWFQLSLKEGLTVFRDQEFSADRSSRAVKRIEDVNLLRTRQFAEDAGPLAHPVRPDSYIEINNFYTLTVYEKGGEVVRMIQTLAGPEGFRKGTDLYFERHDGQAVTCDDFVRCMEDANGIDLGQFRLWYAQAGTPELRLDPEYDAGARTLRLSVRQSCPPTPGQPVKRPLHIPLAVGLLAEDGRELPLRLAGEAEAGPGTCVLHVREAEQVFEFVDVPERPVVSVLRGFSAPVRLKMERSAEELAFLFAHDTDAFNRWDAGQSLATQVMLGLIERIRAGENPETVDSNLVDAFRALLAQPAADLSYQALLLGLPSEDYVAALMSVADPEAIHRARQTVRKALAAALAEDFLRLYREHHAAETGGLDPAARNRRRIKNTCLGFIAELETAESYQLCAAQFREARTMTDQIAALAAIVNSAHPEKAACLESFYARWREEALVIDKWFSLQASCHLPGTLENVKALTAHPDFDLRTPNRVRSLIGAFSQANPVNFHAADGSGYEFLSNQIVALNAINPQVAARMLGALTQWRRYDQGRQEAMCRQLQRIAGLEGVSKDVYEVAVKSLA is encoded by the coding sequence ATGCGTGAAGCCACCCCGAAGACCATCTACCTCAAGGACTACCAGCCGCCGGCATATCTGGTCGATGCCGTCGACCTGTTCTTCGAGCTGGATCCCCAGTCCACCCGCGTTACCTCCCGGTTGAAGCTGCGCCACAATCCGGCGGTGGAAGAATGGCAGCCCGTGCTTGCGCTCGACGGCGAGCACCTGGCGTTCGAATCCGCCAAGCTCAACGGGCGGACGCTGAGCGAGGGCGAATACAGCGTCAGCGAATCGGGGCTGTTGATCCATGCGGTGCCGGACCGGCCGTTCGAGCTGGAAATCGTCAACCGGATCAACCCGGAAGCCAACACCGCGCTGGAAGGCCTGTACCTGTCCAACGGCATGTTCTGCACCCAGTGCGAACCGCACGGCTTCCGCCGCATCACCTATTACATCGACCGGCCCGACGTCATGTCGTTGTTCACTACGACGATCGTGGCGGATAAGAGCCGCTATCCGGTGTTGCTGTCGAACGGCAACCGGATCGCCAGCGGCGAACTCAAAAACGGCCGGCATTGGGTCCGGTGGGAGGACCCGTTCAAGAAGCCCTGTTACCTCTTCGCCCTGGTGGCCGGGCAGCTCACCTGCCTGGAAGACCGTTTCGTCACCGCCTCGGGCCGCGAGATCGCGCTGCAGATCTACGTGGAGCCGCATGATCGGGACAAGTGCGATCACGCCATGCAGTCGCTCAAGCACGCGATGCGCTGGGACGAGGAGCGCTTCGGCCGCGAGTACGACCTCGACCTGTACATGATCGTGGCGGTCAGCCACTTCAACATGGGGGCGATGGAGAACAAGGGGCTCAACGTCTTCAACACCAAGTTCGTGCTGGCGCGGCCCGACACCGCGACCGACGCCGATTACGAGCACATCGAGGGCGTCATCGGCCACGAATATTTCCACAACTGGACCGGCAACCGCATCACCTGCCGCGACTGGTTCCAGCTCAGCCTGAAGGAAGGGCTGACCGTGTTCCGCGACCAGGAATTCTCTGCCGACCGCAGTTCGCGGGCGGTCAAGCGCATCGAGGACGTGAACCTGCTGCGGACCCGCCAGTTCGCCGAGGACGCAGGTCCGCTGGCGCATCCGGTGCGGCCGGATTCCTACATCGAGATCAACAACTTCTACACCCTCACCGTCTACGAAAAGGGCGGGGAAGTGGTGCGGATGATCCAGACCCTGGCCGGCCCCGAGGGCTTCCGCAAGGGCACGGACCTCTATTTCGAGCGCCACGACGGGCAGGCCGTGACCTGCGACGATTTCGTGCGCTGCATGGAGGACGCCAACGGCATCGATCTCGGCCAGTTCCGCCTGTGGTATGCCCAGGCCGGCACGCCCGAACTGCGGCTCGACCCCGAGTACGACGCCGGGGCCCGGACCCTGCGCCTGTCGGTGCGCCAGTCCTGTCCGCCGACGCCGGGCCAGCCGGTCAAACGGCCTCTGCACATACCGTTGGCCGTAGGCCTGCTGGCGGAGGACGGGCGCGAATTGCCGCTGCGGTTGGCGGGTGAAGCAGAGGCCGGGCCGGGAACCTGCGTCCTGCACGTCCGGGAGGCCGAACAGGTATTCGAATTCGTGGACGTCCCCGAGCGCCCCGTGGTCTCCGTCCTGCGCGGCTTTTCCGCGCCGGTCCGATTGAAAATGGAACGCAGCGCCGAGGAGCTGGCATTCCTGTTCGCCCACGACACCGACGCCTTCAACCGCTGGGACGCAGGCCAGAGCCTGGCGACCCAGGTGATGCTCGGCCTCATCGAGCGCATCCGGGCGGGCGAAAATCCGGAAACCGTCGACTCGAATCTGGTCGACGCCTTCCGCGCGCTGCTGGCGCAACCGGCGGCAGACCTGTCCTATCAGGCGCTGCTGCTGGGCCTGCCCTCGGAAGACTACGTCGCCGCGCTGATGAGCGTGGCCGATCCGGAAGCCATCCACCGGGCGCGCCAGACGGTCCGCAAAGCCTTGGCCGCTGCCCTGGCCGAGGACTTCCTGAGGCTCTACCGGGAGCACCATGCGGCTGAAACGGGGGGACTCGACCCGGCTGCGAGAAACCGGCGCCGGATCAAGAACACCTGCCTGGGGTTTATCGCCGAACTGGAGACGGCCGAATCCTACCAGCTGTGCGCAGCCCAGTTCCGCGAAGCCCGCACCATGACCGACCAGATCGCGGCTCTGGCGGCGATCGTCAACAGCGCCCATCCGGAGAAAGCCGCCTGCCTCGAGTCGTTCTACGCCCGATGGCGGGAGGAGGCGCTGGTTATCGACAAGTGGTTCAGCCTGCAGGCGAGCTGCCATCTTCCGGGCACCCTGGAGAACGTCAAGGCGCTGACGGCGCATCCCGATTTCGACCTGCGCACCCCCAACCGCGTGCGGTCGCTGATCGGTGCGTTCTCGCAGGCCAATCCGGTCAACTTCCATGCGGCCGACGGCAGCGGCTACGAATTCTTAAGCAATCAGATCGTCGCCCTCAACGCCATCAATCCCCAGGTCGCCGCCCGCATGCTAGGCGCGCTGACTCAGTGGCGCCGCTACGACCAAGGGCGGCAGGAAGCCATGTGCCGCCAGTTGCAGCGCATAGCCGGCCTGGAAGGCGTCTCGAAGGATGTGTACGAGGTGGCGGTGAAGAGCCTGGCGTAG
- a CDS encoding Spy/CpxP family protein refolding chaperone: MKRYRSLSQKLMAAAVFAGLASAISTAGAFPSPKPDPEERLAAMLWRIHGELNLNGEQDGLWKRAEDDTRQMTKSHRERFETAQKDIKSALSDGSADLRALFDKLDADKSSVEARMKENRKLWLSFYDSLDPTQKKTVNAQLLAELDRMGPMPADGKCRFAPGKAEGNPLPPK; this comes from the coding sequence ATGAAGCGTTATCGTTCCCTCTCGCAGAAATTGATGGCAGCCGCTGTGTTCGCGGGCCTCGCCTCGGCCATATCGACGGCCGGCGCGTTCCCCTCGCCCAAACCCGATCCGGAGGAGCGGCTGGCGGCGATGCTTTGGCGTATCCACGGCGAGCTGAACCTGAACGGCGAACAGGACGGTCTGTGGAAACGCGCAGAAGACGATACCCGGCAGATGACGAAGTCGCACCGCGAGCGCTTCGAGACCGCCCAGAAGGACATCAAGTCGGCGCTGAGCGATGGCAGCGCCGACCTTCGCGCCCTCTTCGACAAACTGGACGCGGACAAGAGCAGCGTCGAAGCCAGGATGAAGGAAAACCGGAAACTGTGGCTTAGCTTCTACGACAGCCTGGATCCGACCCAGAAAAAGACCGTAAACGCCCAACTGCTGGCCGAACTCGATAGAATGGGCCCCATGCCAGCCGATGGCAAATGCCGATTCGCTCCCGGAAAAGCCGAAGGCAATCCCCTCCCCCCGAAATAG
- a CDS encoding response regulator yields MQAPTTRILIVDDDVEIRNLLGGYLSRFGMEAVGVHDGAEMKKALAESSFDLVVLDLMLPGEDGLSLCRSLRGESDIPVIMLTARGDPMDRVVGLELGADDYVAKPFEPRELVARIQTILRRARHERETESPEASDIAVEFEGWRLHRVLRQLTSPEGMVVPLSNAEFRLLSVFIERPNRILTRDQLLDYARGRAMEVFDRSIDLLVSRLRQKLQDDPKNPRLIKTIRGEGYFFSAQVSKCGA; encoded by the coding sequence ATGCAGGCACCGACCACACGTATTTTGATCGTGGATGACGACGTCGAGATTCGGAATCTGCTCGGCGGATACCTCTCGCGCTTCGGCATGGAAGCCGTCGGTGTCCACGATGGCGCAGAGATGAAAAAAGCGCTGGCGGAAAGTTCGTTCGACCTCGTCGTACTGGATCTGATGCTGCCGGGCGAAGACGGCCTGAGCCTGTGCCGGTCGCTCCGCGGCGAGAGCGATATCCCGGTCATCATGCTGACGGCCAGGGGCGATCCCATGGACCGGGTGGTCGGCCTGGAACTCGGCGCCGACGACTACGTGGCCAAGCCGTTCGAGCCGCGTGAACTGGTGGCTCGCATCCAGACCATCCTCCGGCGCGCCCGGCACGAGCGCGAAACGGAAAGCCCCGAAGCCTCCGACATCGCCGTGGAATTCGAAGGGTGGCGGCTGCACCGGGTGCTCCGGCAACTGACCTCGCCCGAAGGCATGGTCGTTCCCCTTTCCAATGCCGAATTCCGCCTGCTGAGCGTGTTCATCGAGCGTCCGAACCGCATTCTGACCCGCGACCAGCTGCTCGACTATGCCCGTGGCCGGGCCATGGAAGTCTTCGACCGCAGCATCGACCTGCTGGTGTCCCGGCTGCGCCAGAAACTGCAGGACGACCCCAAGAATCCCAGGCTCATCAAGACCATCCGCGGCGAAGGTTATTTCTTCAGCGCCCAGGTAAGCAAATGCGGCGCCTGA
- a CDS encoding ATP-binding protein: protein MRRLIPDTLFIRLFLLLLVTLTASHFLGMAVVFNLELSEPPPLPPAPAQPAPQAHLPPLPEWLSRPPPPADFPPPKDNFGWRVPGLEPTPAPPPQPTVEQASGDVMGTGMSLPYRPHGGWINAAMRLVALGLTAWIGARWLSRPIIRIARAAEHFGDSLSSQPLEESGPAEARQAARALNRMQAQLLEQIRQRSQFLAAVSHDLRTPITRLNLRVEGVEPPELREKLHEDLREMSIMLGSTLDYLRGHVEPEPLQPLDVEALVNSLAEDAQDQGQEVSVSGEARPITARPIALRRCLDNLIVNALRYGQSAEITLKDTPGNLVIEVRDHGPGIPDDQLEAVFAPFVRLETSRNRASGGTGLGLSIARDVALGHGGRLTLRNCPDGGLIARLNLPRK from the coding sequence ATGCGGCGCCTGATCCCGGACACGCTGTTCATCCGCCTGTTCCTGCTGCTGCTGGTGACCTTGACCGCCAGCCACTTCCTGGGCATGGCGGTCGTGTTCAACCTGGAATTGTCCGAACCTCCGCCTCTACCGCCGGCCCCGGCGCAGCCGGCTCCCCAGGCTCACCTCCCGCCCCTGCCGGAGTGGCTGTCCCGGCCGCCTCCGCCGGCCGACTTCCCGCCGCCGAAGGACAATTTCGGCTGGCGCGTGCCGGGGCTGGAGCCGACGCCCGCTCCCCCGCCGCAGCCCACTGTGGAGCAGGCTTCCGGCGATGTCATGGGCACTGGAATGTCCCTCCCCTACCGCCCGCACGGTGGCTGGATCAACGCGGCGATGCGGCTCGTCGCCCTGGGGTTGACGGCATGGATCGGCGCCCGCTGGCTGTCCCGGCCCATCATCCGCATCGCTCGGGCTGCCGAGCATTTCGGCGACAGCCTCAGTAGCCAGCCGCTGGAGGAAAGCGGCCCCGCCGAGGCCCGCCAGGCCGCCCGCGCGCTCAACCGCATGCAGGCGCAACTGCTGGAACAAATCCGCCAGCGCAGCCAGTTCCTGGCGGCAGTATCCCATGATTTGCGCACGCCGATCACCCGCCTCAACCTCCGAGTCGAAGGTGTGGAACCGCCCGAACTCCGCGAAAAACTGCACGAGGACCTGCGCGAGATGTCGATCATGCTGGGATCGACCCTGGATTATCTGCGCGGCCATGTCGAACCCGAGCCGCTGCAGCCGCTGGACGTCGAAGCCCTGGTGAATTCGCTCGCGGAGGACGCGCAGGATCAGGGCCAGGAAGTCAGCGTCAGCGGCGAAGCCAGGCCGATCACGGCTCGTCCCATCGCACTGCGGCGCTGCCTGGACAACCTGATCGTCAATGCATTGCGCTACGGCCAGAGCGCCGAAATCACGCTGAAGGATACACCGGGGAATCTGGTCATCGAGGTGAGGGACCACGGGCCGGGCATTCCGGACGACCAGCTCGAAGCGGTCTTCGCGCCCTTCGTCCGGCTCGAGACCTCCCGCAACCGCGCCTCCGGCGGCACCGGCCTGGGGTTGTCCATCGCCCGCGACGTCGCCCTCGGCCATGGCGGCCGCCTGACCCTGCGCAACTGCCCCGACGGCGGGCTCATCGCCCGGCTCAATCTCCCGCGTAAGTGA
- a CDS encoding NAD(P)-binding protein produces the protein MSGPKFSDVTHPTDLGDHGRGTGPVRRQRPVYADLLPPCNNACPAGENIQAWLAEAQAGRYRHAWRILMRDNPMPAVHGRVCYHPCESHCNRNEVDEAVSIHAVERFLGDLALREGWEAETEAPPSGQRVLVIGAGPSGLSAAYHLVRLGHEVEIHEAGPLAGGMMHFGIPAYRLPRRELEQEVQRIERMGVRIRLNHRVDDVLEEKTAGRFDAVFLAIGAHLSKRVEIPSRDAGKILDAVSFLRQAASGDPPKLGRRVAIYGGGNTAMDAARTAKRLGAEEALIIYRRDREHMPAHPFEADEALEEGVRINWLRSIKQIDQTRIQVEVMRIDERGYPQPTGEFETLEADALILALGQDTDTAFLHKIPGIRFKDDGTVLVDPNMMTGKAGIFAGGDMVPSERTVTVAVGHGKKAARHIDAYLRGSAYVPPPRHPIVGFDKLHVWYLTEADQREQPQLDPALRAYGFDEVVQGLSESEALFEARRCFSCGNCFECDGCYGACPEQAIVKLGPGKRYRYDYDRCTGCAVCYEQCPCHAIEMISEPGA, from the coding sequence ATGAGCGGCCCCAAGTTCAGCGACGTCACGCATCCCACCGATCTGGGCGACCACGGCAGAGGTACAGGCCCGGTCCGCCGGCAGCGGCCGGTCTACGCCGACCTGCTCCCTCCCTGCAACAACGCCTGCCCGGCCGGCGAGAACATCCAGGCCTGGCTGGCCGAGGCCCAGGCAGGCCGCTACCGGCATGCCTGGCGGATCCTGATGCGGGACAACCCGATGCCGGCGGTGCACGGCCGCGTCTGTTACCACCCCTGCGAATCCCATTGCAACCGCAACGAAGTCGACGAGGCGGTGAGCATCCATGCGGTGGAACGCTTCCTGGGTGACCTCGCCCTGCGGGAGGGCTGGGAAGCGGAGACCGAGGCGCCGCCCAGCGGCCAGCGGGTGCTGGTGATCGGCGCCGGACCCAGCGGGCTGTCGGCCGCCTATCATCTAGTGCGCCTGGGCCATGAGGTCGAGATCCACGAGGCGGGCCCCTTGGCCGGCGGCATGATGCATTTCGGCATCCCCGCCTACCGCCTGCCACGCCGAGAATTGGAGCAGGAAGTCCAGCGCATCGAGCGGATGGGGGTCAGGATCAGGCTCAACCACCGGGTCGACGATGTGCTCGAGGAAAAAACGGCAGGCCGCTTCGACGCCGTCTTCCTCGCCATCGGCGCACACCTGAGCAAACGGGTCGAGATCCCATCCCGCGACGCCGGCAAGATTCTCGACGCCGTGAGCTTCCTGCGCCAGGCGGCCAGCGGCGACCCGCCCAAGCTGGGGCGCCGGGTCGCCATCTACGGCGGCGGCAATACCGCGATGGACGCGGCCCGCACCGCCAAGCGTCTGGGCGCGGAGGAAGCCCTCATCATCTACCGCCGCGACCGCGAGCACATGCCGGCCCATCCGTTCGAGGCCGACGAGGCGCTGGAGGAAGGCGTCAGGATCAACTGGCTGCGCAGCATCAAGCAGATCGACCAGACCCGCATCCAGGTGGAGGTCATGCGTATCGACGAACGCGGCTATCCGCAGCCGACCGGGGAATTCGAGACCCTGGAAGCCGACGCCCTGATCCTCGCCCTGGGGCAGGACACCGACACCGCCTTCCTGCACAAGATCCCCGGCATCCGCTTTAAGGACGACGGCACCGTGCTGGTGGACCCCAACATGATGACCGGCAAGGCGGGCATCTTCGCCGGCGGCGACATGGTGCCCAGCGAGCGCACCGTCACCGTGGCGGTCGGCCACGGCAAGAAAGCGGCCCGCCACATCGACGCCTATCTGCGAGGATCGGCGTATGTTCCGCCCCCCAGACACCCCATCGTCGGCTTCGACAAATTGCACGTCTGGTATCTGACCGAGGCCGACCAGCGCGAGCAACCCCAGCTCGACCCGGCCCTCCGGGCCTACGGCTTCGACGAGGTCGTGCAGGGGCTGAGCGAATCCGAGGCGCTGTTCGAGGCCCGGCGCTGCTTCTCCTGCGGCAACTGTTTCGAATGCGACGGCTGCTACGGCGCCTGCCCCGAACAGGCCATCGTCAAGCTGGGGCCGGGCAAGCGCTACCGCTACGACTACGACCGCTGCACCGGCTGCGCCGTGTGCTACGAGCAATGCCCCTGCCATGCCATCGAAATGATCAGCGAACCGGGAGCCTGA